A stretch of the Bradyrhizobium sp. CCBAU 53351 genome encodes the following:
- a CDS encoding serine O-acetyltransferase: MEIPSSLEIGPGLIIPHTNGIILGAARIGSNVTIYQQVTLGAKMADWDYDLTQRPVVEDGATIAAGAKVLGPVLLGSNCVIGANAVVVSNVNPGDVVGGVPARVLSPGK; the protein is encoded by the coding sequence ATGGAAATTCCCAGCAGTCTGGAAATCGGCCCTGGCCTGATCATTCCGCACACGAATGGAATTATCCTCGGTGCCGCGCGTATCGGGTCCAACGTGACCATTTACCAGCAAGTTACGCTGGGAGCAAAAATGGCGGACTGGGACTACGATCTGACCCAGAGGCCCGTGGTTGAAGACGGGGCGACAATCGCAGCCGGTGCTAAGGTGTTGGGACCCGTTCTTCTAGGAAGCAATTGTGTGATCGGCGCGAACGCGGTGGTCGTTAGCAACGTCAATCCGGGGGATGTCGTGGGTGGAGTTCCCGCGCGCGTGCTGTCACCCGGCAAGTAG
- a CDS encoding acyltransferase, with the protein MIKILTARLFATRGARALLWVVDKFASSVLGICNRAYASYLWPDSWQKDFYIHWNCRVKCPDRITFGKGVRIGPSCVLGAMGGIQMGDHVRLSEGACLETGGLDINGPIPYAHVAKPIVLGEGVWLGFRATVLAGVTIGDRSIVGAGAVVTKDVPADCIAVGSPVRIFPKSNK; encoded by the coding sequence ATGATAAAAATCCTTACTGCCCGACTTTTTGCCACACGCGGCGCTAGGGCGCTCTTATGGGTGGTCGACAAGTTCGCGTCTAGCGTGCTTGGCATTTGCAATCGCGCCTATGCAAGTTACCTGTGGCCGGACTCCTGGCAGAAGGACTTCTATATCCATTGGAACTGTCGGGTAAAGTGTCCGGATCGGATCACGTTCGGAAAGGGGGTACGAATCGGTCCTTCTTGCGTGCTGGGTGCGATGGGCGGCATCCAAATGGGCGACCATGTGAGACTTTCGGAGGGCGCCTGCCTCGAGACAGGCGGTCTGGATATCAATGGACCGATACCTTACGCGCACGTAGCCAAGCCCATTGTGCTTGGTGAGGGGGTGTGGCTCGGGTTTCGGGCAACGGTCCTCGCCGGTGTGACCATAGGCGATCGCTCGATTGTCGGAGCTGGTGCAGTTGTAACCAAGGACGTCCCGGCGGATTGTATCGCGGTCGGTTCTCCTGTGCGAATTTTTCCGAAGTCCAACAAGTGA
- a CDS encoding acyltransferase, with product MTGIIVIGTTFFLTPIEVQRHLLSVSSACAGATLLLIAPPYAQDGLLRLLSSSPATLIGRISYSLYLWHWPVLVFGRLYFEPLALNVALGLIVLTFALSTATNYLVENPIRQKRLLIGMPRVYIMGTLATCAVLAFAANGVRTNGAPNRLPERVA from the coding sequence GTGACCGGGATTATTGTCATCGGGACCACGTTCTTCCTGACGCCGATCGAAGTACAACGTCACCTGCTTTCGGTCTCCTCGGCTTGTGCCGGCGCCACCTTACTCTTGATTGCGCCCCCATATGCGCAGGACGGACTCTTACGATTGCTCTCCTCATCGCCAGCAACCCTCATCGGACGAATTTCCTATTCTCTTTATCTATGGCATTGGCCCGTGCTGGTATTCGGACGGCTGTACTTCGAACCGCTCGCGCTGAACGTGGCACTCGGCCTCATCGTGCTCACCTTTGCGTTGTCGACCGCAACCAATTATCTTGTCGAAAATCCAATACGTCAAAAGCGACTCCTGATCGGAATGCCGCGCGTCTATATCATGGGCACCCTAGCGACATGTGCCGTGCTGGCATTTGCTGCGAACGGTGTTCGCACCAACGGCGCACCGAATCGTCTTCCGGAGCGCGTGGCTTAG
- a CDS encoding FkbM family methyltransferase, translated as MNKTERTSFFEVKPGFDAIRYLLSFGLLTLLARRARKRPAAMFVEISSTVDRHILSEGLFEKGVIEALHYVISRSGTTKLMIDIGANIGNHSVALAPLFQRVAAVEPHPVLFRVLEANMLRNRLPHVSCHNFGLGKTGGTVTLEESPDEHSISRVAERSMLPPETFGLSEQQFGNKYSIQLESAQDFVKQYADQLSETFIKIDVEGMEQEIIEALEPLLRQYRPLVGFELFTKAQPNLINIARSIPGYELYAIRVHDTGRSKIWRSLKLLFKGRENTLERVDPDKLDEVYPLVLMVPVASKLER; from the coding sequence GTGAACAAGACAGAACGAACTTCATTCTTCGAAGTAAAACCCGGCTTTGATGCCATTCGGTATCTGCTGAGCTTTGGGCTGCTTACGCTCCTGGCGCGCCGTGCCCGCAAGCGACCAGCGGCGATGTTCGTCGAAATATCCAGCACAGTCGACCGACATATCCTCTCGGAGGGCCTGTTCGAAAAGGGGGTTATAGAGGCGTTGCACTACGTCATTTCCCGCTCCGGCACCACGAAACTGATGATCGATATCGGGGCCAATATAGGTAACCACAGCGTCGCGCTGGCGCCACTATTCCAGCGCGTGGCAGCTGTCGAGCCGCATCCTGTCCTCTTTCGCGTACTCGAAGCGAACATGTTGCGTAACCGGTTGCCGCACGTTTCATGCCATAATTTCGGCCTGGGCAAGACCGGGGGAACGGTGACTCTCGAGGAGTCGCCAGACGAGCACTCCATCAGCCGCGTCGCGGAAAGATCAATGCTGCCCCCCGAAACGTTCGGGCTATCAGAACAGCAGTTCGGAAATAAATATTCGATCCAGCTCGAGTCGGCGCAGGACTTCGTGAAGCAATACGCCGATCAATTGTCAGAGACGTTTATCAAGATCGACGTTGAAGGAATGGAGCAGGAAATTATCGAGGCTCTCGAGCCACTGCTCCGTCAATATCGACCCCTCGTGGGCTTCGAACTCTTCACAAAAGCGCAGCCCAATCTGATCAATATTGCCCGCTCGATACCTGGTTACGAACTCTACGCCATTCGCGTGCACGACACGGGGCGCTCGAAGATATGGCGCTCCCTGAAACTGCTGTTCAAGGGTCGAGAGAATACGCTGGAGCGGGTTGATCCAGACAAACTGGACGAGGTTTACCCGCTGGTACTGATGGTGCCGGTTGCCTCGAAATTAGAGCGTTGA
- the pseC gene encoding UDP-4-amino-4,6-dideoxy-N-acetyl-beta-L-altrosamine transaminase, with translation MTRAPIPYGRQVIDDEDTASVLDALRSAWLTTGPRVGDFERAFATFCGASEGVAVNSGTAALHAAMRALKIGQGDEVIIPAITFAASSNAAVYEGGTPVFADVDPETLLIDPVSVDQKITSRTRAIVAVDYGGQPADYDALRELAAGRGIRIIADACHAPGATYKGRKVGTIADLSAFSFHPVKHLTTCEGGMVLTDDPEMAAHMRRFRNHGIDSDHRSREKAGTFAYDMVELGYNYRLPDVQCALGIAQLKRLPRWLERRQAIAARYDEMFSEISFVRPLAARPDRTNAYHLYVIRLDLRQIKIDRERAFDHLRAAGIGVNVHYAPVYHHSFYRERFGYQPGFCPHAEAAYREILTLPMFPTLSEADQNYVVTTVAELSHL, from the coding sequence ATGACCAGGGCCCCGATCCCCTATGGTCGTCAGGTCATCGACGACGAGGATACCGCCTCCGTATTGGATGCGCTGCGGTCCGCATGGCTGACGACCGGTCCCAGGGTCGGCGACTTCGAGCGGGCTTTCGCCACATTTTGTGGGGCCAGCGAGGGCGTGGCCGTCAACAGCGGAACTGCGGCTCTTCATGCCGCGATGCGAGCCTTGAAGATCGGTCAAGGCGATGAAGTTATCATCCCGGCAATTACCTTCGCGGCGTCGTCAAACGCGGCGGTCTACGAGGGCGGCACTCCGGTCTTCGCTGATGTAGACCCCGAGACGCTGCTGATCGATCCCGTGTCCGTAGACCAGAAAATCACGTCTCGAACCCGTGCAATCGTGGCGGTCGACTATGGCGGCCAGCCGGCCGACTACGACGCCTTAAGGGAACTCGCCGCGGGCCGCGGAATCAGGATCATCGCTGATGCCTGTCACGCGCCCGGCGCAACCTACAAGGGCCGCAAGGTCGGAACGATTGCCGACCTCTCTGCTTTCTCGTTCCATCCAGTGAAGCACCTCACGACCTGCGAAGGCGGCATGGTCCTCACAGATGATCCCGAAATGGCCGCGCACATGCGCCGCTTCCGCAACCACGGAATCGACTCTGATCACAGGTCGAGGGAGAAGGCCGGAACCTTCGCATATGACATGGTGGAGCTCGGCTACAACTACCGACTGCCGGATGTGCAATGCGCCTTGGGGATTGCCCAACTGAAGCGACTACCTCGCTGGCTCGAAAGACGTCAGGCGATCGCGGCCCGCTATGACGAAATGTTTTCAGAAATATCCTTTGTTCGTCCGCTTGCGGCGCGACCGGACCGGACAAACGCCTACCATCTTTACGTGATCCGCCTCGACCTCCGTCAAATCAAGATAGATCGCGAACGCGCCTTCGACCATCTCAGAGCCGCCGGCATCGGTGTTAATGTGCATTATGCTCCCGTCTACCACCATAGCTTCTATCGCGAGCGGTTTGGCTATCAGCCCGGCTTTTGCCCTCACGCCGAGGCGGCCTACCGGGAAATTCTGACCTTGCCGATGTTCCCGACGTTGTCCGAGGCTGATCAGAATTATGTGGTCACCACAGTGGCCGAACTGTCCCATCTTTGA
- a CDS encoding N-acetyl sugar amidotransferase: MSNLKSCTSCLLPETYETIEFDTKGVCNVCRSKEYRDEKIDWSDRKQQLDALIEEHRGKHDYDMIVPFSGGKDSTFTLWYLMKEYKVKPLVVRFDHGFMRDTLIENNTRTFKKLGVDVLNFTPNWKVVKRLMLESLRRKGDFCWHCHTGIFSYPMHIAVKFGVPLVMWGEPSSEYTQYYDYRDNEIEEVDETRFNRFVNLGITAEDMKGMIEGDFAIDPRDLLPYTYPHLRDLKRLRYKSVCLGSYISWDVKKNVEVIQRELGWQGDQVEGMPWDEYPYEKIECFMQGMRDYIKYLKRGYSRVSQMVALDLRNGRISQEHAKELVTNFEGRKPPSLELFLDYLGLNESEFNEIVTQTVVPPNEPDFGKNDYAPKTWDFDRWYREGDADKGIAFKTGKAG, translated from the coding sequence ATGAGCAATCTGAAGAGCTGCACCAGTTGCTTGCTGCCCGAAACCTATGAAACGATCGAGTTCGACACCAAAGGTGTTTGCAACGTCTGTCGTAGCAAGGAATATCGGGACGAAAAAATCGACTGGTCCGACCGCAAGCAGCAGCTTGATGCTCTCATCGAAGAGCATCGCGGCAAGCACGATTACGACATGATCGTCCCGTTCTCAGGAGGAAAGGATTCGACCTTCACGCTCTGGTACTTGATGAAGGAGTACAAGGTCAAGCCGCTGGTCGTTCGATTTGATCACGGCTTCATGCGCGACACGTTGATCGAAAACAACACGCGTACTTTCAAGAAACTTGGCGTCGACGTTCTCAACTTCACGCCGAACTGGAAGGTCGTAAAGCGATTGATGCTCGAATCGCTACGACGTAAAGGAGATTTCTGTTGGCATTGTCACACAGGAATTTTCTCTTATCCGATGCACATTGCGGTCAAGTTCGGGGTGCCTCTTGTCATGTGGGGAGAGCCATCGTCCGAGTACACCCAATACTACGACTATCGCGACAACGAGATCGAAGAGGTCGACGAAACCCGCTTCAACCGCTTCGTCAATCTAGGTATCACTGCTGAAGACATGAAAGGCATGATCGAGGGCGACTTCGCTATCGATCCGCGCGACCTTTTACCCTACACGTATCCCCATCTCAGAGATCTGAAGCGGCTTCGGTACAAATCAGTTTGCCTGGGCTCCTACATTTCGTGGGATGTGAAAAAGAACGTCGAGGTCATTCAGCGCGAACTCGGATGGCAGGGCGATCAAGTCGAAGGCATGCCGTGGGACGAATACCCTTACGAAAAGATCGAATGCTTCATGCAGGGCATGCGGGACTACATAAAATATCTGAAGCGCGGCTATAGCCGCGTCAGTCAGATGGTAGCCTTGGACTTGCGCAATGGGCGCATCAGCCAAGAGCACGCAAAGGAACTCGTGACCAATTTCGAGGGCCGAAAACCTCCTTCGCTTGAACTATTCCTGGATTACCTTGGCTTGAACGAAAGCGAGTTCAACGAAATCGTGACGCAAACCGTCGTCCCGCCCAACGAGCCAGATTTCGGCAAAAACGATTATGCACCGAAGACCTGGGATTTTGACCGTTGGTATCGCGAAGGTGACGCCGACAAGGGAATTGCGTTCAAGACTGGAAAGGCAGGTTGA
- the hisF gene encoding imidazole glycerol phosphate synthase subunit HisF codes for MLKKRIIPIQLLMDGRLVKTRRFLNWRDVGDPVKSSAVYNSQYADELIFLNISRQSRSIDDLKRVIAAVSKVSFMPIAMGGGIQTASDAAELILTGADKIVVNTVAYRNMRIISETADRFGAQAVVASVDALRDEHTGEYCLMSDRGERREFVTLETHVRSLISAGAGEIMIQSIDRDGMMIGYDIDLVRRVTAISTIPVIAAGGSGNYHHLKSLFETTNVSAAACGSLFNFSDSNPIRAKAFLTNYGIPFKVV; via the coding sequence ATGTTGAAGAAGCGCATCATTCCGATCCAATTGCTAATGGACGGTCGACTGGTCAAGACGCGACGGTTTTTGAATTGGCGTGACGTTGGCGATCCCGTCAAGAGCTCCGCCGTCTACAACTCGCAATATGCGGACGAGTTGATCTTTCTCAACATATCCCGACAATCGCGCTCGATCGATGACCTTAAGCGCGTCATCGCCGCTGTCTCCAAAGTATCTTTCATGCCAATAGCGATGGGAGGCGGTATCCAGACGGCATCCGATGCAGCCGAACTGATCTTGACCGGCGCCGACAAGATCGTGGTTAACACCGTTGCCTATCGAAACATGCGTATCATTAGTGAGACGGCTGATCGCTTCGGAGCTCAGGCGGTCGTCGCTTCCGTAGACGCCTTGCGCGACGAGCACACTGGTGAGTATTGCCTCATGTCCGATCGCGGCGAGCGCCGAGAATTCGTCACGCTCGAGACGCATGTGCGCTCGCTGATAAGCGCCGGCGCCGGCGAAATCATGATACAATCGATCGACCGAGACGGCATGATGATCGGTTACGATATTGATCTGGTCCGACGCGTCACCGCCATCTCCACGATTCCCGTGATTGCGGCCGGCGGCTCAGGCAACTATCACCACCTGAAGAGTCTTTTTGAGACCACGAACGTCAGCGCGGCCGCCTGCGGAAGTCTGTTCAATTTCTCGGACTCGAATCCGATTCGGGCAAAAGCGTTCCTCACGAATTACGGCATTCCCTTCAAAGTGGTCTAG
- a CDS encoding SGNH hydrolase domain-containing protein: MDFIVWGDSHGWATSPALIELAEKYRLTGILANYAGCPPLVGTHNGWRGTIKSCTEFYDAVENLIQRHGVKNVFLIARWSLYTIGTMQGSEAPASPYLVFNEDWNIEPNRLKVFEQSLFNTVRQLQNVNVYLFKEIPEQRQSVYRILARNELLRRSSDEAWTTWQTHTERHKPIDDIIASAAERSDNLTIIDPIPMRCPDRKCVVEMKGKPLYWDEDHLSKTGARYLEPVFERAFQRMAKRNE; this comes from the coding sequence GTGGATTTCATCGTCTGGGGTGACAGTCATGGATGGGCAACATCGCCCGCGCTGATAGAGCTCGCGGAGAAATATAGACTAACCGGCATCCTCGCCAACTACGCAGGCTGCCCGCCGCTAGTAGGTACCCACAACGGCTGGCGCGGAACAATCAAATCCTGCACCGAATTCTATGACGCAGTCGAGAATCTCATTCAGAGGCACGGCGTCAAAAATGTCTTCCTGATCGCTCGATGGAGCTTATACACAATCGGAACGATGCAAGGCAGTGAAGCGCCTGCAAGCCCTTATCTCGTCTTCAACGAAGATTGGAATATAGAACCTAATCGGTTGAAAGTTTTTGAACAGTCCCTTTTCAACACGGTTCGACAGCTGCAAAACGTGAATGTGTATCTCTTCAAGGAAATCCCAGAACAGCGCCAGAGCGTTTATCGAATCCTAGCGAGAAACGAGTTGCTCCGCCGCAGCAGCGACGAAGCGTGGACGACGTGGCAGACGCACACCGAGCGTCACAAGCCCATCGACGACATCATCGCGTCTGCTGCCGAACGGAGCGACAACCTCACGATCATCGATCCTATTCCGATGAGGTGCCCGGATCGAAAGTGCGTTGTCGAGATGAAAGGGAAGCCGCTGTACTGGGACGAAGATCATTTGAGCAAGACCGGCGCGAGATATCTTGAGCCCGTTTTTGAACGGGCCTTTCAGCGTATGGCGAAACGAAACGAATAA
- the hisH gene encoding imidazole glycerol phosphate synthase subunit HisH, with the protein MRQEIGLLKSPIGNLQSVYNALYHLGLDPVWVDENFRSYDDLSHLIVPGVGHFGAVMTYLNESGLSHRIRNFASSGRPLLGICVGMQVLATVGTEGGDTLGLGLIEARVERLPEGDGLTLPHVGWNNVTLNADHPVFADIKPNRDFYFVHSFGVMTANEADSLGTTVYGRRFASIIGRENVLGFQFHPEKSQANGLKLLENFCFWDGRC; encoded by the coding sequence ATGAGACAGGAGATTGGGCTCCTGAAATCACCGATCGGCAACTTGCAATCGGTCTATAACGCTCTTTATCACCTCGGGTTGGACCCCGTCTGGGTCGATGAGAATTTCCGGTCTTACGATGACCTCAGCCATCTGATCGTGCCGGGTGTTGGCCATTTCGGAGCGGTGATGACCTATCTCAACGAGAGTGGTCTTTCGCACCGGATACGAAATTTCGCCTCGTCCGGCCGCCCCTTGCTCGGCATCTGCGTCGGAATGCAGGTGCTCGCCACTGTCGGAACCGAAGGCGGTGACACGCTTGGCCTGGGACTGATAGAAGCGCGCGTTGAGCGCCTGCCCGAAGGAGACGGCCTTACACTTCCCCACGTCGGCTGGAACAACGTCACATTGAACGCGGATCACCCGGTGTTTGCGGACATCAAGCCGAACCGGGATTTCTACTTCGTCCATTCCTTCGGTGTGATGACGGCGAACGAGGCCGATAGCCTGGGGACCACGGTCTACGGACGCCGCTTCGCATCGATCATCGGTCGCGAAAATGTTTTGGGCTTTCAATTTCACCCCGAAAAGAGCCAGGCGAATGGGTTGAAGCTACTCGAGAATTTTTGCTTCTGGGACGGTCGATGTTGA
- a CDS encoding phytanoyl-CoA dioxygenase family protein: protein MYAQRRVVGMPERNAAADRLAATLPKYPSRPEAADTSGRLDSDGYAMLPGLLSPQQVKEMREYFETRLAFDGYRPEVGKFKAPDNAPKGTHVANFDHLDVVSAPHALAIANNPIVLSAVAEALGAKPTISYMTAWWSIAHGEAAKEAELYHRDVDDFRFVKLFVYLTDVDEGSGPHAFVRGTHKIDKLTEIRRLSEAEVAREFGADNMLSFTGPAGTAFIENTYGVHRGVPPKTRTRLLFQVLYSLAEYVGGPKRPVMKYQTEQNGLAIDPYINRVYLR from the coding sequence ATGTACGCGCAGCGCCGTGTCGTCGGCATGCCCGAACGAAATGCTGCGGCCGATCGACTGGCGGCAACTCTGCCCAAATATCCGAGCCGGCCCGAAGCTGCCGATACGTCCGGTCGCCTGGATTCGGACGGTTATGCGATGCTGCCGGGCCTGCTGTCGCCGCAGCAAGTTAAGGAGATGAGAGAGTACTTTGAGACCCGGCTCGCTTTCGATGGCTACCGTCCCGAGGTCGGCAAGTTCAAAGCTCCGGATAACGCTCCGAAGGGAACGCATGTCGCGAATTTTGATCATCTCGACGTGGTCAGCGCCCCCCACGCGCTCGCGATAGCCAATAACCCAATCGTCCTGTCGGCTGTTGCTGAGGCGCTCGGCGCCAAACCAACTATCAGCTACATGACAGCGTGGTGGTCGATTGCTCATGGTGAGGCAGCGAAAGAGGCCGAACTTTATCACCGCGACGTCGATGATTTCCGTTTCGTCAAACTGTTTGTTTATCTTACCGACGTGGACGAGGGATCAGGCCCGCACGCCTTTGTCCGCGGAACGCATAAGATCGACAAGTTGACTGAAATCCGCCGGCTGTCCGAGGCGGAAGTTGCCCGCGAATTCGGCGCGGACAATATGCTGTCGTTCACTGGACCGGCCGGAACGGCATTCATCGAAAACACCTACGGCGTACACCGCGGCGTGCCGCCGAAGACGCGAACCCGTCTGTTGTTCCAGGTTCTCTATTCCCTGGCTGAATACGTCGGCGGTCCCAAGCGTCCTGTTATGAAGTATCAAACCGAACAGAACGGCCTGGCCATAGATCCTTACATCAATCGCGTATACCTTCGATGA
- the pseB gene encoding UDP-N-acetylglucosamine 4,6-dehydratase (inverting) gives MLDKKAILITGGTGSFGTELVKVLLRDHDLGKIIVYSRDEYKQAMMAQAIPDPGGRLRFFIGDVRDLDRLKMAMREVDLVVHAAAMKHVPIAEYNPMECIKTNIMGAENVVQAAIANRVAKVVALSTDKACNPVNLYGATKLASDKIFVASNNLSGNTGTKFAVVRYGNVVGSRGSVVPFFRELLAKQTDHLPITDPRMTRFWITLDKGVDFVLSSAEMMQGGELFVPKIKSMSIVDLAKAMAPDCPQKIIGIRPGEKLHEVMITEDDARFTIELEDRYVVQPALAWWSYKGYGDVGRAVREDFRYASDNNPEWLDAAALKAMLHKSSSFA, from the coding sequence ATGCTTGACAAGAAGGCGATTCTGATCACAGGCGGCACCGGCTCTTTCGGTACCGAACTCGTCAAAGTTCTCTTGCGGGACCATGACCTGGGGAAAATCATCGTCTACTCGCGCGACGAGTATAAGCAAGCTATGATGGCGCAGGCCATCCCCGATCCAGGCGGCCGCCTCCGTTTCTTCATCGGCGACGTTCGCGATCTCGACCGGCTCAAGATGGCAATGCGCGAAGTCGATCTGGTGGTTCATGCAGCAGCCATGAAGCACGTTCCAATCGCTGAATATAATCCCATGGAGTGCATCAAGACCAACATCATGGGTGCCGAGAATGTTGTGCAGGCCGCGATCGCGAACCGCGTTGCCAAGGTCGTCGCGCTGTCGACCGACAAAGCCTGCAATCCAGTCAACCTGTATGGCGCGACGAAGCTTGCTTCCGACAAGATTTTCGTCGCCTCCAATAATCTATCCGGCAACACGGGGACGAAGTTTGCTGTCGTTCGTTACGGAAATGTGGTCGGCTCCCGTGGCTCAGTTGTTCCCTTTTTCCGAGAACTGCTCGCGAAGCAGACCGATCACTTGCCGATCACCGACCCCCGAATGACGCGCTTCTGGATCACGCTCGACAAGGGAGTCGATTTCGTGCTCTCGAGCGCTGAGATGATGCAGGGTGGAGAGCTGTTCGTCCCGAAGATCAAGTCAATGTCAATAGTTGACTTGGCCAAAGCGATGGCCCCGGACTGCCCGCAGAAGATCATCGGCATCCGGCCGGGCGAAAAACTCCACGAGGTGATGATCACTGAAGACGATGCGCGCTTTACGATAGAGTTGGAAGATCGCTACGTCGTGCAGCCGGCGCTTGCCTGGTGGAGCTACAAAGGGTACGGCGACGTCGGCAGAGCCGTCCGTGAAGACTTCCGTTACGCCAGCGACAACAATCCGGAATGGCTCGATGCGGCCGCGCTCAAGGCGATGCTACACAAGAGCAGCAGTTTCGCATGA
- a CDS encoding acyltransferase: MVFHFFGATLPGGFLGVDVFFVVSGFLIVGLILDEISAASFSFLRFYERRIRRLVPVAAIVTLTTCLAAWLLSLPPELIDFSKSLAASATFLSNWYFLATVGYLDGPATLKPLLHTWSLSIEEQFYLVVPAVMVACARLHRVRHFSTFVRSIARLCNLA, from the coding sequence TTGGTCTTTCACTTCTTTGGAGCAACGCTTCCTGGCGGCTTCCTGGGTGTCGATGTATTCTTCGTTGTATCCGGATTTTTGATTGTCGGGCTGATCCTCGACGAGATCAGCGCCGCCTCTTTCTCGTTCCTGCGCTTCTACGAAAGGCGCATTAGGCGACTGGTTCCAGTTGCTGCCATCGTCACGCTGACGACCTGTCTGGCAGCGTGGTTGCTCTCGCTGCCGCCAGAGCTCATCGACTTCAGCAAGAGCCTCGCGGCATCCGCAACATTTCTTTCAAATTGGTATTTCCTTGCGACGGTTGGCTACCTCGACGGCCCTGCCACGTTAAAGCCCTTGCTGCACACGTGGTCACTTTCCATCGAAGAGCAATTCTATCTTGTTGTTCCTGCCGTCATGGTCGCGTGCGCAAGGTTGCACCGGGTCAGGCATTTCTCGACTTTCGTTCGCAGCATCGCTCGCCTTTGCAATCTGGCTTAA
- a CDS encoding GNAT family N-acetyltransferase: protein MRTLLPVDCSERYVSWLNQPEINRYLETRFEPPQTLESVRSYVSAVAERSNEQLFGIFLDDGVRHVGNIKVGPISNPHRVGDVSLLIGERDCWGQGIATEAIQAVCRYAFVQLHVRKLSAGMYAPNRGSTRAFEKAGWRHEGIRRDHYLLDDSPCDVVILGLRPSDLPG from the coding sequence TTGCGCACTCTGCTGCCGGTAGACTGCAGCGAACGTTATGTGTCCTGGCTCAATCAGCCTGAGATCAACCGTTATCTCGAGACTCGTTTCGAGCCTCCACAAACGCTGGAAAGCGTGCGCAGTTACGTCAGCGCCGTTGCCGAACGCAGCAACGAACAGCTGTTTGGGATCTTCCTGGACGACGGCGTTCGTCATGTCGGCAACATCAAAGTCGGTCCGATCTCCAATCCGCATCGCGTTGGAGACGTCAGTCTCCTCATTGGTGAGCGCGACTGCTGGGGACAGGGTATCGCGACCGAGGCGATCCAGGCCGTATGTCGCTATGCTTTCGTTCAGCTTCACGTACGCAAGCTTTCTGCCGGAATGTACGCGCCAAATCGAGGCAGCACCCGAGCCTTCGAAAAGGCCGGGTGGCGGCACGAGGGAATCCGGCGCGATCACTACCTTCTTGACGACAGTCCATGCGACGTCGTCATTCTTGGATTAAGGCCAAGCGACTTGCCCGGCTGA